A section of the Aquila chrysaetos chrysaetos unplaced genomic scaffold, bAquChr1.4, whole genome shotgun sequence genome encodes:
- the LOC115338298 gene encoding uncharacterized protein LOC115338298 — METPEATGAIVPPEVSPELLEPLVTVVAILGELGATPGDIPLAGSPGSLRARLVALIANIRRAMDHHHGDATRLRRALATAGATKATAGATTVATLEPAVVPPGDSAVPRATAGDAWAIVATITREWREAVASVAATWATVAGDAAHLRDACGTAATTGATAGVTMGHLAAAMAQEDRARQQLLAATRALPVASELATMAEVVTAHKTRVSEASAGLQAATEATEKMAAAMVETAVAGERGRLAAVAHKPLGRLVAACHQATLFYCHLRRRLEDIEATVAAMAAGHGGPEVPGVAQEGPGFPGSTMTVQGGPGVPEDLMAAVAAAEALWDASARLAKCHPLGDAATTVAQRCRDATAALPGLLPRGPR, encoded by the exons ATGGAGACCCCTGAGGCCACCGGGGCCATCGTCCCCCCCGAG gtgTCCCCGGAGCTGCTGGAGCCGTTGGTGACTGTGGTGGCCATCCTGGGCGAGCTGGGGGCCACGCCAGGGGACATCCCCCTGGCCGGGTCACCGGGCTCGCTGCGGGCGAGGCTGGTGGCCCTCATCGCCAACATCCGCCGGGCCATGGACCACCATCACGGAGATGCCACCCGCCTCCGTCGCGCCCTGGCCACCGCCGGGGCCACCAAGGCCACCGCTGGAGCCACCACCGTGGCCACCCTCGAGCCCGCTGTGGTCCCACCGGGGGATTCCGCTGTCCCCAGGGCCACCGCAGGGGACGCCTGGGCCATCGTGGCGACCATCACCCGCGAGTGGCGGGAGGCCGTGGCCTCGGTGGCGGCCACCTGGGCCACGGTAGCGGGGGACGCCGCGCACCTGAGGGACGCCTGTGGGACCGCGGCCACCACAGGGGCCACCGCCGGGGTCACCATGGGCCACCTGGCAGCGGCGATGGCCCAGGAGGACAGGGCACgccagcagctgctggcggCCACCCGGGCGCTGCCGGTGGCCTCAGAGTTGGCTACGATGGCCGAGGTGGTGACAGCCCACAAGACACGGGTGTCTGAGGCCAGCGCGGGGCTGCAGGCGGCCACCGAGGCCACCGAGAAGATGGCGGCGGCAATGGTGGAGACGGCggtggctggggagaggggacggCTGGCGGCGGTGGCCCACAAGCCCCTGGGACGCTTGGTGGCCGCCTGTCACCAGGCCACCCTCTTCTACTGTCACCTGCGGCGCCGCCTCGAGGACATCGAGGCCACCGTGGCTGCTATGGCTGCTGGACACGGTGGCCCTGAGGTTCCCGGAGTGGCCCAGGAGGGTCCCGGTTTCCCCGGGTCCACCATGACCGTGCAAGGAGGTCCTGGTGTCCCCGAGGACCTGATGGCAGCGGTGGCGGCGGCCGAGGCGTTGTGGGACGCTAGCGCCCGCCTGGCCAAATGCCACCCTCTTGGGGACGCT GCCACCACCGTGGCCCAGCGCTGCCGGGACGCCACCGCCGCCCTCCCGGGGCTGCTGCCGCGGGGACCGCGGTAG